The Candidatus Nitrosoglobus terrae genome segment TATGGTGGCTCCAATCTGATTCATATCTTACTGGATAATGAGGTCCATGATTCCACCGGGGCACAAGCTACCATTTCCAGTAATTTCTCTTTCGCTCAAGTCGCCAGTGCTTGTGGTTACCCTCTAGTTTTAGAAGGTAATCAGTTAACATTAATAGATGAGCTGCTTGCCCCCTCAGCTGGAAAAGGCCCTCGGTTTGCCCAACTCAAAATACGCTCGGGTACCCTTGAGGATCTTCCCCGCCCTAGGCTTAGTCCTCCAGAGACTAAACAGCGGTTAATGGCCTACTTACAACTATAAAATTGTTACCTATTATTATCTCGCTAGGCTTAAAATTGAGCCCTCCGATTATTGATAAGTAAACTTGGGAGTATATCCGTGCTAGAGACAAAAAATCTCAACTCACCGAAAATCGTCTATCTAAAAGACTATAAAATCCCTGATTATCAGATAACTACTATCGATCTGCATTTTCACCTTAAAGCAGAACATACAACTATTCGCTCTCAGCTTGCTATCTCTCGCTATCTAGGCGCTAAACCCTCCCCGTTAGTGCTTGATAGCGAGGAGTTAGAACTGCTGTCTATTAAATTAAATGGCCAAATCTTAACTGAAAAGGATTATCAACAAGACACAAAATCCCTCACCCTTCACTCAGTACCTGATCAGTTTACGCTAGTGATTGAAACTCGGATTTATCCCCAGCATAATACCGCTCTTTCCGGCTTATACATTTCAAGTAATAACTTTTGCACTCAATGTGAGGCGGAAGGATTTCGCCGCATTACTTATTTCCTTGATCGCCCGGATATTATGGCTCGCTATACCACTACGATTGTCGCTAATAAGGCAAGCTACCCCGTATTACTCTCTAATGGCAATTTAATTGCCCATGGTGATCACGCCCATGGCGATCACTTTGCCAAGTGGGAAGATCCTTTCCCCAAGCCTTCCTACCTTTTTGCTTTAGTGGCGGGTACTTTATCAAAAATTGAAGATGAGTTTATAACTTCATCAGGCCGTAAGGTTACGCTATCTATCTATGTACAACCCCACAATATTGATAAATGCGAACACGCCATGGCTTCCCTTAAACGGGCAATGGCTTGGGATGAGCAAGTGTATGGTCGGGAATATGATCTGGACAACTATATGATCGTAGCGGTAGATGACTTTAATATGGGTGCCATGGAAAACAAAGGGCTTAATATCTTTAATTCTAAATATATATTAGCAAAACCAGAAACAGCTACTGATACGGATTACCAGTACATTGAAGGAGTCATCGGTCATGAGTATTTTCATAACTGGTCAGGTAATCGAGTCACTTGCCGTGATTGGTTTCAACTTAGCTTAAAAGAAGGCTTTACTGTGTTTCGCGACCAACAATTTAGTGCTAGCCGAGGATCGCCCACTGTTAAACGCATCCAAGATGTCAACCATCTACGCACCTACCAATTCAAAGAAGACTCTGGCCCCATGGCCCATCCTATACGCCCTGAATCCTATGCAGAAATCAATAATTTCTATACCACCACCGTATATGAGAAAGGGGCTGAAGTCGTTCGTATGCTGTATCAATTATTGGGGCCTAAAGGTTTTCGTAAAGGTACAGATCTCTACTTTAACCGCCACGATGGTCAAGCAGTTACTACTGATGAGTTTGTGAGATCTCTTGAAGACGCTAATAACGCCGATTTTTCTCAATTTCGGCTTTGGTATCGCCAAGCGGGGACACCTGAATTACACGCTAGCGGCGTTTATGATCCTAAAAAAAATACTTATACCCTTACCGTAAAACAAACTTGCCAGGCTACCCCAAGTCAGTCCCATAAAGATCCTTTTCACATCCCGTTAGCCCTAGGCTTACTCGATTCCAAAGGCAATGATCTACCCTTACGTCTTGCCGGAGAATCAACACCCATTGCGGGCACTCGGGTTATGGAATTACGCCAAGCGGAGGAAGTCTTTATCTTTAAGGATATCCCCCACAAACCAATCCCCTCTTTGCTACGGAATTTTTCTGCACCCGTTAAACTCCACCTTAACCTGAGCGATGAAGAACGCTGCTTTCTGCTAGCCCATGACAGCAATAACTTTAATCGCTGGGAAGCCGGCCATCAGCTCGCGGTCAAGATATTGCTTAATCTCATCCGGGATTATCAACAAGGAAAACCCTTTCAGCTTAACTTAACCTTCATCGCGGCTATTGGCAAGATTCTCACTGGCAATGAGCCTGATAAAGCCTTTGTAACCCACGCTTTAACTTTGCCTTCAGAACATTACCTTTCCGAGTTCATGGCGATCATCGATCCAGAGGCTATTTATCAAGCCCATCGTTTCCTTCGTCAAAACCTTGCAGAAAATCTAAAAGATTCTTTTAGCGCTATGTATGAAAGCCTGAGACAAACTGATCCCTATCGCTTTACTCCTAAAGATATAGGGCGGCGGGCACTACGTAATACCTGCTTAGGCTATCTAATGGAACTTAATGATCCTGATATTTATCACCAATGTTTTCAACAGTTTATCCAAGCTGATAATATGACGGATACTATCGCGGCGCTCTCTACTCTCGTCCATACAGAAAGCCCAGAGCGAGACAATGCGCTTCATATTTTTTATGAAAAATGGCATCAGGACCCCCTCGTTATGGATAAATGGCTCAGTATTCAAGCCATTTCCAGACGGCCGGATACCCTCAAGATAGTCAAACAACTCACGCAGCGCTCGGTCTTTAAACTCACTAACCCAAATAAGGTTCGGGCACTTATTGGTGCTTTTTGCCAGCATAATCCCGTTAACTTTCATGCCACTAATGGCGAAGGTTACAGTTTTCTTGGGGATTATATCCTTAAACTTGATCCCCTAAATCCTCAAATCGCAGCTCGACTCGTTAGTGTGTTTAATCTTTGGCGACGTTACGATAACAAGCGACAAATACTCATGAAGGAACAGCTGGAGCGCATTGCTAACGTGTCAAAAATTTCAAAAGATGTGCAAGAAATTGTAATAAAAAGCCTAAATTAACGATGAAATCCCATTTCCACTATGAGATCAAAGATAAATATGGCGCGTAAGACCATTAAAATTATTCTTGCAAACTTGACCGGCTTATTCTTGGTGATAGGGTGTACAGTTTCGCCCACTGGCCGCCATCAACTTGCTCTATTTCCGACTAAACAAATGGCTGAGATGGGAAATACTTCTTATGCAAAGATTAAACAAGAAACCCCAATCTCGGAAGATCAAGGCGTTAATCAATACGTGCAATGCATCGTTAATGCTTTAACAGCGGTAATACCCGCACCCCCCAGCGGGGATCAGTGGCAGGTGACCGTCTTTCAACAGGATCAAACCGTTAACGCTTTTGCGCTACCTGGGGGAAATATTGGGGTTTATACGGGTATTCTCAAAGTAGCTAAGAATGCGGATCAGCTGGCTGCCGTCATTGGCCATGAGCTGGGCCACGTGATTGCCCAGCATGGTAACGCGCGCCTATCAACTCAGTATGCAACACAAACAGGGCTAGAGCTTATCCAAGTTCTTACAAGAGGCGCTGGGGGTGCTGCTGAAAATCAGCTCATGGCTTTATTAGGAGTAGGTGCTCAAGTGGGTATTACTCTCCCTTTCAGTCGTGCCGATGAAAGTGAGGCTGATCTACTGGGTTTACGCTATATGGCTGAAGCCGGCTTTGATCCATCCCAGAGCATTGTACTCTGGCAAAATATGACTCAAGTAGAACACTCGGCTCCTTCTGAATTTCTATCAACCCATCCATCAAATCAAAACCGCATCAAGAACCTAGAGCGGCACTTACCTGAGGCAATGGAGCTCTACCAACAAGCGCTTACTAAAGGTAAACGGCTAAAATGCAATCCACCGAAAGGAGGAGGATGAAACATGATAAATAGCTAAGTAAGCTGGAATGAACCTAGCTACCCGGCGTTTATCAGCGAGTAAGGTATCCTAAAAAGCAGGCATTTGCCTTTCAGCCGTATTGATTACTTACTTTATTAGGCCGCAAGGTCATCCGTAGCAAGTAGGGCTTGGTTTCCTTGTAGCCCTTGGGGAATTTCTTTTTAAGAACTTCCGGATCTTTAATTAATGGAGAGAACACGCAATCATCACCATCTTCCCTATTTACAGGCATCACCACACTATAATCATCTGTTAATTGCAACGAATCTATTACTCGTAGGATTTCATCAAAATTGCGCCCTATGCTAGGGGATAACCGCACGTACCTTTATCAACACTCAGAGCTACCACTTTGACTTTACGCTTTTTAAGTTTTTCTGCCAGTTTAGTTACCCAACTCTGTGGTGCGCAATACTCAGATCAGAGCAGTTGCCAAAGTAAAATCACGCTGAAACTTAAGCCTAACTGAGCTGAGCCGCAACCCGTGGTACCTAGGATGCGGCCCAACCTGTTATTGCGAACTGCCTGCTTCTTTACCGGAAGCAGACAAATTAGACTAGATGGGAGAATTCATTCGTGCTGACAGTGATCAACGAGCAGCGAAGGCGCTAAAGACTCTAGGCTAGCCCCTCGGTGCGTGATAGCCCCTCTGGTGAGCCAACAACAAGCGTATAGCTCAGTAGCGCCGCAAGTCCAATTACCAGCAGCGCAATGCTCGTGGGCTCGGGTACTGAGTTTACCGCCACGATCTCGCCCGCAGCGATTGGTAGCAGCGGATCGTACACCATAGGGCCACTACCCGTTATTCCATCGACCTTCGCTATACTTGAGGGTACTGTCATGCCGTGCAGCGCGATCTCACGGAAGTTCAACGGCATAAGATCCGCCTTGGTGAAACTATCCGCGAAGGTCTTGGGATCATTGAGGTCATAAGTTTGCATAAAGTTAATGGTACCGGTGGATGATGCAGTGGGGAAGTTCGCCAATGCCCCACCCGGTGGCGAGGTCAGCGGGATCATAATGGGACCATAAGCTATCGCCCCCTCGGCCATCTCAATGTAACCATCGTGATTCGTATCATCCTGAGCCAACGTGGGGGTAGTCGACTTTATAATCTTGCCGTTTACGTCGAAGAACCCATGGATGTGCTGTGGATGGATCTCATTGGGCTCCAAGCCAGTCGCATTGATTTTCACCGTGAGCTCATTACCATCCAAGGTAAGTAATGCAGAGCCTTGAACACCGGAGCTGTTGAGTGGCGTAAAGTCCGCCTTGAACAGCATCGGCACAGCAAAGGCGATGGCCGGGAGCAAGCCAGCAGCAACTGCAAGCGCAGCAGCCCAAAGAGATCTCATAGGCATCCCAGTTCTCTTTTCCGTTCCCCATTTATGGGGATAAGTTTTTCTCCTGCACATCCAGTCATCAAAGTGTAAGTCCATTGTCCATCGTAGATTCTTGGGTGAAATTGGTATGATATCGCTAATGGATAGTATCATGATGTTTTCCTCCGTTAGATTATTTCCTATTAGTTATCTCTAGATACTAGCCTTAAAAATATAGCCTAAAATTATTGCTATGCTACTGATCTTGTCTTGTTTAACAAATTTACGGAATTCCTCATCCATAGGAGCATTAGGTAGCTTGATGTTTTGGATGGAAAAAAGGCTCTGCCAAGAGCGCTAGGCAAAAGCGGAAGGTTGCTATCGTCCATGAGCGTATAGCTAATCGCCACTACGGCTTTATGCGATCAGGGAACGATAAAGCAAGCTATCATCAGTTGTAGGGTATTTCTCTTAACATTAGAGTATAAGTATCGCTGTAACAGTAGGAGCCTGATTCATAATGGCCGATCCAACCAAGCGCATAAGTTTGTAATGGTTATGGCTATGAATCTGAATCAATACCCTTGGCAATTCGTAAATGGAAGGGCTTCATCTGTTATCAAATAGCAGATTAAGCGATTTGCACTGTTTTTTCCGGCCGAATACTATGGAATTCTCGTCCAGCCTTAACCTCATCAACATAACCCGCCCGAATTACAAAATCTCCAAAATGCTCACCTTTTTGCCGATCTTGGGCATAGTGAGCCAAGATAGGCGTTAGTACAGTAATAATGTCATCTTCTGTGAGGGACTCTCGATATAACTTATTCAGACGTTCACCCGCAAAACCGGCTCCTAAATAAAGATTATAATGGCCTAATGATTTACCCACCAAAGCAATTTCGCTTATATAGGGACGGGCACAACCATTTGGGCAACCAGTAACACGAACCGTGATCGAATCATTAGCAAGCCCTACCTTCGCCATGACTGCCTCTAGTCGCGTGAGAAACTCTGGTAACATGCGCTCACTTTCAGCCATAGCCAAACCACAGGTAGGTAATGCTACGCAGGAGACTGCATCTCGCCATACGGCACTAAACTGATCAGGCGTAGGAACACAGTGTTGCTCTAGTAGGGCCTCAATGCGAGGTTTATCTGCTTTAAAAATATTAGCAATAGTTAAGTTCTGGTTGGTCGTGAGCCGAAAATCCCCTCGATGGATTTTAGCGATCTCTCGCAGGCCGGTCATTAAAGGCTGATCAGGTATATCTCTAATACGGCCACTTAATAAGCAAAGTGTCAGATGCCAGTATCCTCTGGTATCCTGAACCCAACCAAAAGAATCGCTATTACGCTCAAAATAAAACGGATGAGCAGGCAATAAAGCCCAGCCTAATCGCTGCGCCAACTCCGCTTTAAACCAATCAATACTACGGCTATCAATTGTATATTTCAGCCTTGCCTGCTTACGATCCGAACGATTACCAAAATCACGCTGAATCTTAACTACATTTTCAGCAATTTCTAATAACTGATCAGGGGTACAAAAGCCGATGATATCTCCTAAGCGTGGGTAGGTGATCGGCTCGCTATGAGTCATCCCCATTCCACCTCCAACACAAACATTAAATCCTTCAAGGCGCTCATTTTTAGCAATGGCAATCAGCCCAAGATCTTGAGAAAAAACATCAATATCATTGCTGGGAGGAAGGGCAATACCTATTTTAAACTTACGAGGCAGGTAAGTTTCACCATACAGGGGTTCCTCCTTCTCAGGGAAAGTGCCTACTACCTGTTCTTTATCCATCCAGATCTCATGATAGGCATGAGTTTTGGGCAAAAAATGATCACTTAACCGTTTTGCCCACTCATACACTTCTCCATGAAGAGGTGAAAGATAAGGATTATTGTGGCAAACCACATTACGGTTAACATCACCACAGGCAGCGATAGTACTGAGTAGCGCTTGATTAATCCCGGCAATAGTAGATTTCAAATGGCGCTTAACAACGCTATGGAACTGAAAAGTCTGCCGAGTAGTAATACGCAAAGAGTTATTAGCATATTTAAGCGCTAACTCATCGAGTTGTAACCATTGCGTTGGCGTACAAACGCCCCCAGGCATCCGAACACGCACCATAAATGAATAAGCTGGCTCCAATTTTTGCCGCATCCGTTCTGTGCGCAGATCTCTATCATCCTGCTGGTAAGTACCATGGAATTTAAGCAGCTTAGCGTCATCTCCGGTGACAGATCCGGTCACTGGATCAGCTAAACTTTCTTTAATCGTTCCTCGCAGATACCGACTTCCTTCCTTGAGTTTTTCTTCTGCGCTAAGTTTGCTTTTTTGCTGCAAGTTATGAGTCATCGCCCTTACCTCGTCAATATACATCCCGTTGATAGCGCCTGCCTTGCTGTAAATCTCTCATATACTCAATGGCTTTATCGCGAGAAACCCCTCCTTCCTTTTCAACAATAGTCAATAACGTTTCGTGCACATCTGGCGCCATACGTTCAGCATCTCCACATACATAAAAATAGGCACCCTCCTCTAACCATGCATAAAGTTCTCGGCTATTTTCAAGCATTCGATGCTGAACATAGGTTTTTTTCGCTCCATCTCGCGAAAAAGCCACATCAATTCTGGTTAGCAAACCGTTTTTGCGATAATCAAGCCATTCCTGCTGGTAGAGAAAATCAGTATGAAAACATCTATCTCCAAAAAATAGCCAATTTTTACCATAAGCTTCAGTGACTTCCCGCTCTTCTAAAAAAGCGCGAAAAGGCGCTACTCCCGTTCCCGGGCCTACCATAATGATAGGGGTATTAGGATCTTTTGGCAGGCGAAAATTTTTATTACTATCCACATAAATAGGTACTGCTTCATCTTCAGGCACCCGTTCTGCTAAAAAGGTAGTGGCAACCCCTTTGCGAAGGCGCTCATGGCTTTGATAGCGAACTACAGCTACCGTCAAGTGAACTTCATCAGCGCTGGCTTTATAGCTAGAAGCAATAGAGTAAAGTCTTGGGGGGAGCTTCCGCAGCAACCCCACTAACTGCCCAGCGGTAATTCCAAGCAAAGGATACCCATAGATAACATCAATAATCTCTCGGCCATAGAGAAAATCCCGAAGCTGAGCCCGATTCTCTTCTTCTAATAACTTACTAAGTTCTTTAGACTCAGTAAGCGCCGCATATTTCTCTAAGAATGGTCGGGTAATTGTCGTGATTTCATAATCATGGAATAAAGCATTCTCTAAAGTCTGAGTTTCTCCTTTAGCATCTGAAATAACTGATTTAGAATCAAGTTTTACCGCGTCTATAAATTCTGCAACTAATTCCGGGCAATTACTCGGGACAATTCCCAAGGAATCCCCAGGTTCAAAAGAAAGCGATGAACCTTCTATTGATAACTCAATATGCCGAACATCCTTACTAGAGCCTCGCCCGGTAATTTTAAGATTTTCTAGTAAACTGGCTGGAAAAGGGTTTTTTCTAGAATAATGAGCGCTCTCGGCCTGATCTAATACCCTCGCACCAGAGATCACCGTAGCGGAGCTGCTAAATTCTTTAGCAAGGGCTTCCACGATTCCGGTAACCCAAGCCTCAGCAACATCATCATAATCCACATCACAATCCACACGCTCAAAAAACCGCCGACCACCTAAAGTATCTAGGCAGATATCAAAATCCCGGCCCGTCTTGCAAAAATGCTCATAACTACTATCTCCAAGGGCTAAAACGGAAAATTGCAAGCCTTCTAGTTTAGGCGCTTTTTTACTATGAAGAAACTCATAAAATACCTCAGCATTATCTGGTGGATCTCCTTCTCCATGGGTACTGACAATAATAAAAAGATAATTTTCCCGTTTTAGCTGCCGACTCTTATAGCTTCCCATGCTTTGTAAGCTAGGCGCAAAACCGGCTTTTGAAAGCTGCTGGTGTAATTTCTCTCCTAATTTTTCAGCATTTCCAGTTTGAGAGCCAAATAAGATAGTAATTGCTTGCGTAGCATCAACACTTGTAGTTGCTATTGCTAATTGTGCTGCTGATGCTGTAGAGCTGGCTGCTGCATTAAAACCAGCAAGATAACCACTTACCCATGTAAGTTGTTCCGTAGAAAGCGCTGAGATCAGCCGGTTTAGAATTTCTGCCTGTTCTGCAGTAAGAGGACTATTTTGAACACTAAATAAATCGTTTCCCATGACAATGTTAAAGCCAGCCTCTTAGCAGTCCCTGTTCCTAACTCAATTTAATGATGATAATTAAGAATTATAAAAAAGTACCACTAAAAAATAACAGATGCTTTTTATAATGTAAAAGAATAAAAAATTATTTATTATGATATTTTTTTATATAACTATATCAGACAATCTCTAAAGATTTCTACCGAA includes the following:
- a CDS encoding M48 family metallopeptidase — translated: MRSKINMARKTIKIILANLTGLFLVIGCTVSPTGRHQLALFPTKQMAEMGNTSYAKIKQETPISEDQGVNQYVQCIVNALTAVIPAPPSGDQWQVTVFQQDQTVNAFALPGGNIGVYTGILKVAKNADQLAAVIGHELGHVIAQHGNARLSTQYATQTGLELIQVLTRGAGGAAENQLMALLGVGAQVGITLPFSRADESEADLLGLRYMAEAGFDPSQSIVLWQNMTQVEHSAPSEFLSTHPSNQNRIKNLERHLPEAMELYQQALTKGKRLKCNPPKGGG
- the pepN gene encoding aminopeptidase N, translating into MLETKNLNSPKIVYLKDYKIPDYQITTIDLHFHLKAEHTTIRSQLAISRYLGAKPSPLVLDSEELELLSIKLNGQILTEKDYQQDTKSLTLHSVPDQFTLVIETRIYPQHNTALSGLYISSNNFCTQCEAEGFRRITYFLDRPDIMARYTTTIVANKASYPVLLSNGNLIAHGDHAHGDHFAKWEDPFPKPSYLFALVAGTLSKIEDEFITSSGRKVTLSIYVQPHNIDKCEHAMASLKRAMAWDEQVYGREYDLDNYMIVAVDDFNMGAMENKGLNIFNSKYILAKPETATDTDYQYIEGVIGHEYFHNWSGNRVTCRDWFQLSLKEGFTVFRDQQFSASRGSPTVKRIQDVNHLRTYQFKEDSGPMAHPIRPESYAEINNFYTTTVYEKGAEVVRMLYQLLGPKGFRKGTDLYFNRHDGQAVTTDEFVRSLEDANNADFSQFRLWYRQAGTPELHASGVYDPKKNTYTLTVKQTCQATPSQSHKDPFHIPLALGLLDSKGNDLPLRLAGESTPIAGTRVMELRQAEEVFIFKDIPHKPIPSLLRNFSAPVKLHLNLSDEERCFLLAHDSNNFNRWEAGHQLAVKILLNLIRDYQQGKPFQLNLTFIAAIGKILTGNEPDKAFVTHALTLPSEHYLSEFMAIIDPEAIYQAHRFLRQNLAENLKDSFSAMYESLRQTDPYRFTPKDIGRRALRNTCLGYLMELNDPDIYHQCFQQFIQADNMTDTIAALSTLVHTESPERDNALHIFYEKWHQDPLVMDKWLSIQAISRRPDTLKIVKQLTQRSVFKLTNPNKVRALIGAFCQHNPVNFHATNGEGYSFLGDYILKLDPLNPQIAARLVSVFNLWRRYDNKRQILMKEQLERIANVSKISKDVQEIVIKSLN
- a CDS encoding assimilatory sulfite reductase (NADPH) flavoprotein subunit, producing MGNDLFSVQNSPLTAEQAEILNRLISALSTEQLTWVSGYLAGFNAAASSTASAAQLAIATTSVDATQAITILFGSQTGNAEKLGEKLHQQLSKAGFAPSLQSMGSYKSRQLKRENYLFIIVSTHGEGDPPDNAEVFYEFLHSKKAPKLEGLQFSVLALGDSSYEHFCKTGRDFDICLDTLGGRRFFERVDCDVDYDDVAEAWVTGIVEALAKEFSSSATVISGARVLDQAESAHYSRKNPFPASLLENLKITGRGSSKDVRHIELSIEGSSLSFEPGDSLGIVPSNCPELVAEFIDAVKLDSKSVISDAKGETQTLENALFHDYEITTITRPFLEKYAALTESKELSKLLEEENRAQLRDFLYGREIIDVIYGYPLLGITAGQLVGLLRKLPPRLYSIASSYKASADEVHLTVAVVRYQSHERLRKGVATTFLAERVPEDEAVPIYVDSNKNFRLPKDPNTPIIMVGPGTGVAPFRAFLEEREVTEAYGKNWLFFGDRCFHTDFLYQQEWLDYRKNGLLTRIDVAFSRDGAKKTYVQHRMLENSRELYAWLEEGAYFYVCGDAERMAPDVHETLLTIVEKEGGVSRDKAIEYMRDLQQGRRYQRDVY
- a CDS encoding PEP-CTERM sorting domain-containing protein, which translates into the protein MTVPSSIAKVDGITGSGPMVYDPLLPIAAGEIVAVNSVPEPTSIALLVIGLAALLSYTLVVGSPEGLSRTEGLA
- a CDS encoding NADPH-dependent assimilatory sulfite reductase hemoprotein subunit: MTHNLQQKSKLSAEEKLKEGSRYLRGTIKESLADPVTGSVTGDDAKLLKFHGTYQQDDRDLRTERMRQKLEPAYSFMVRVRMPGGVCTPTQWLQLDELALKYANNSLRITTRQTFQFHSVVKRHLKSTIAGINQALLSTIAACGDVNRNVVCHNNPYLSPLHGEVYEWAKRLSDHFLPKTHAYHEIWMDKEQVVGTFPEKEEPLYGETYLPRKFKIGIALPPSNDIDVFSQDLGLIAIAKNERLEGFNVCVGGGMGMTHSEPITYPRLGDIIGFCTPDQLLEIAENVVKIQRDFGNRSDRKQARLKYTIDSRSIDWFKAELAQRLGWALLPAHPFYFERNSDSFGWVQDTRGYWHLTLCLLSGRIRDIPDQPLMTGLREIAKIHRGDFRLTTNQNLTIANIFKADKPRIEALLEQHCVPTPDQFSAVWRDAVSCVALPTCGLAMAESERMLPEFLTRLEAVMAKVGLANDSITVRVTGCPNGCARPYISEIALVGKSLGHYNLYLGAGFAGERLNKLYRESLTEDDIITVLTPILAHYAQDRQKGEHFGDFVIRAGYVDEVKAGREFHSIRPEKTVQIA